In one Acidobacteriota bacterium genomic region, the following are encoded:
- a CDS encoding YjbQ family protein — translation MKSHRKVLEVLIPGRMEFLNITPEVRAALRESGIREGLVLVNAMHITASVFINDDEPGLHEDYARWLERLAPFDAGTERYRHNLTGEINGDAHHKRQVMGREVVVAVTGGALDFGPWEQIFYGEFDGGRKKRILIKIIGE, via the coding sequence ATGAAAAGTCACCGCAAGGTGCTCGAGGTCCTCATCCCGGGCCGCATGGAGTTCCTCAACATCACCCCCGAGGTGCGGGCCGCCCTCCGGGAGAGCGGCATCCGGGAGGGCCTCGTCCTCGTCAACGCCATGCATATCACCGCAAGCGTCTTCATCAACGACGACGAGCCCGGCCTGCACGAGGACTACGCCCGCTGGCTGGAGCGGTTGGCCCCCTTCGACGCGGGGACCGAACGGTACCGCCACAACCTCACCGGCGAAATCAACGGCGACGCCCATCACAAGCGGCAGGTCATGGGGCGCGAGGTGGTCGTGGCCGTTACGGGCGGGGCGCTCGACTTCGGGCCCTGGGAGCAGATCTTCTACGGCGAGTTCGACGGCGGGCGCAAAAAGCGGATCCTGATCAAGATCATCGGGGAATGA
- a CDS encoding DinB family protein encodes MKKDDFYQYAVDGYRPVENMMKMVPADKLDWKPGESFMSLGQLIRHLADGIGTELEMLVRNTWPQQAEGQGMPSCSARDALSMLERDKATLRALLDAVTEEEFAEKVVSTPWGASGKLERMAFFFQEHFTNHKMQLFTYLKLLGLPVNTQTLYMG; translated from the coding sequence ATGAAAAAGGACGACTTTTACCAGTACGCGGTGGACGGCTACCGTCCGGTCGAAAACATGATGAAGATGGTCCCGGCGGACAAACTGGACTGGAAGCCGGGCGAAAGTTTCATGAGCCTCGGGCAGCTCATCCGCCACCTCGCCGACGGCATCGGCACCGAGCTCGAAATGCTGGTCCGCAACACCTGGCCGCAGCAGGCCGAAGGACAGGGGATGCCCTCCTGCAGCGCCCGGGACGCCCTCTCCATGCTGGAGCGGGACAAGGCCACCCTCCGCGCCCTGCTCGACGCGGTGACCGAAGAGGAATTCGCCGAGAAGGTGGTCTCCACCCCCTGGGGGGCCTCGGGGAAGCTGGAGAGAATGGCCTTCTTCTTCCAGGAGCACTTCACCAACCACAAGATGCAGCTGTTCACCTACCTCAAACTGCTCGGGCTCCCCGTCAACACCCAGACCCTCTACATGGGATAG
- a CDS encoding HAD-IA family hydrolase produces MIQRIEYVIFDNDGLLLDTEPFYTRAHGAVAARFGKVFDWTVKSRMIGLRAEDSARVVIEGLGLPLSVPEYLEARQGMLDELFPQTEPMPGAVRLSRHLHRHGIPMAVATSSDRRHFELKITRHREWFRIFSSVVTGDDPAVGRGKPAPDIFLLAARTVGADPGRCLVFEDSPAGVAAALAAGMYVVAVPDPHLDEAACDGAHQVLRSLEEVNLPAWGLPPFPEEA; encoded by the coding sequence ATGATCCAGAGAATCGAATACGTCATCTTCGACAACGACGGGCTCCTGCTCGACACCGAGCCCTTTTATACCCGCGCCCACGGGGCGGTCGCCGCCCGTTTCGGCAAGGTGTTCGACTGGACGGTGAAATCCCGGATGATCGGGCTGCGGGCCGAGGATTCGGCCCGGGTGGTGATCGAGGGCCTCGGGCTCCCCCTCTCGGTCCCCGAATACCTCGAGGCGCGCCAGGGGATGCTGGACGAGCTCTTCCCCCAGACCGAGCCGATGCCCGGGGCGGTGCGCCTCAGCCGCCACCTCCACCGGCACGGGATCCCCATGGCGGTGGCCACGAGCTCCGATCGCCGCCATTTCGAGCTGAAAATCACCCGGCACCGGGAGTGGTTCCGCATCTTCTCCTCGGTGGTCACCGGGGACGACCCGGCCGTCGGCCGGGGCAAGCCCGCGCCCGACATTTTTCTGCTGGCGGCCCGGACGGTCGGCGCCGACCCGGGCCGCTGCCTGGTGTTCGAGGATTCCCCCGCGGGGGTCGCCGCCGCGCTCGCCGCGGGGATGTACGTCGTCGCGGTCCCCGACCCGCACCTGGACGAGGCCGCCTGCGACGGGGCGCACCAGGTCCTCCGCAGCCTGGAGGAGGTGAACCTTCCCGCCTGGGGGCTCCCCCCTTTTCCCGAGGAGGCATGA
- a CDS encoding CPBP family intramembrane metalloprotease: MKKYRGYLRETRRPVYSAALVFPFLLVYHAGTLLVGGTHINGADALIIRLLGALGVFSVYASALVLAAALAAWQWRTRAPGRIRARLLALSLLESAFFALVLLAAFGWLGPRLPLALSDPAPVLRDFILYCGAGVYEEFLFRWLLLGFLLWLFRRILPGGHAAATAGAVLSAALIFAAFHYIGPGGDPFSPGSFALRAAGGLYFGLIFIARGFGLAAASHALYDIFLGLAAR, from the coding sequence ATGAAGAAGTACCGCGGATACCTCCGGGAAACGCGCCGGCCCGTCTACTCGGCCGCCCTGGTTTTCCCCTTCCTGCTGGTGTACCACGCGGGGACGCTGCTCGTCGGCGGCACGCACATCAACGGCGCCGACGCGCTGATCATCCGCCTCCTCGGCGCGCTCGGGGTCTTTTCGGTCTACGCCTCCGCCCTGGTCCTGGCCGCGGCGCTGGCCGCCTGGCAATGGCGCACCCGCGCGCCCGGCAGGATCCGCGCCCGCCTGCTGGCGCTCAGCCTGCTGGAAAGCGCTTTTTTCGCCCTCGTGCTCCTGGCCGCCTTCGGCTGGCTGGGCCCGCGCCTCCCCCTGGCCCTCTCCGATCCGGCGCCCGTCCTCCGCGACTTCATCCTCTACTGCGGGGCCGGGGTGTACGAGGAGTTCCTCTTCCGGTGGCTCCTCCTCGGTTTCCTCCTCTGGCTGTTCCGCAGGATCCTGCCCGGCGGCCATGCCGCGGCGACGGCGGGCGCCGTCCTCTCCGCGGCGTTGATCTTCGCCGCCTTCCACTACATCGGCCCCGGCGGGGACCCTTTCTCCCCGGGAAGTTTTGCCCTGCGGGCGGCCGGCGGGTTGTATTTCGGCCTGATTTTCATCGCGCGGGGATTCGGGCTGGCCGCGGCGTCCCACGCCCTGTACGATATCTTTCTCGGGCTGGCCGCACGCTGA
- the trxB gene encoding thioredoxin-disulfide reductase, which produces MRHVIIIGSGPAGYTAAIYAARSGLDPLLFASEPRGMQMPGGQLMFTSEVENFPGFPDGIQGPDLMEAMKKQVLRFGVEMREEDAEEVDFGRPPEVGSGGPLRVRSRSGWEEARTVIVATGASARWLDLPGEDRYRSRGLSACAICDGMFFRNQEVMVVGGGDTALEEALTLAHHASKVTVVHRRDELRASRIMQDRAEREAKIAFLWNSVLTAYHGAEVLEAVTVKDVKSGVERTVPVSGVFMGIGHQPATGFLGGALELNPQGYIVTRNDVETSVDGVFAAGDVHDPNYRQAVTAAGFGCMAALRAERWLGTHPAQ; this is translated from the coding sequence ATGAGACACGTCATCATTATCGGCTCCGGTCCCGCGGGATACACCGCGGCCATCTACGCGGCGCGGTCCGGGCTGGATCCGCTCCTGTTCGCCTCCGAACCCCGGGGGATGCAGATGCCGGGCGGGCAGCTCATGTTCACGAGCGAGGTGGAGAACTTTCCCGGTTTCCCCGATGGGATCCAGGGCCCCGACCTCATGGAAGCGATGAAAAAGCAGGTGCTCCGTTTCGGGGTGGAGATGCGCGAGGAGGATGCCGAGGAGGTGGATTTCGGCCGACCTCCCGAGGTCGGCTCCGGCGGCCCCCTCCGCGTCCGCTCCCGTTCGGGATGGGAGGAGGCGCGCACCGTGATCGTCGCCACCGGGGCGAGCGCCAGGTGGCTCGACCTGCCCGGCGAGGACCGGTACCGCAGCCGCGGGCTTTCGGCCTGCGCGATATGCGACGGGATGTTCTTCCGCAACCAGGAGGTCATGGTGGTCGGGGGCGGGGACACGGCCCTGGAGGAGGCGCTGACGCTGGCGCACCACGCCTCGAAGGTGACGGTGGTCCACCGCCGGGATGAACTGCGCGCGAGCCGGATCATGCAGGATCGGGCGGAGAGGGAAGCGAAGATCGCCTTCCTCTGGAACAGCGTGCTGACCGCCTACCACGGGGCGGAGGTCCTGGAAGCCGTCACCGTGAAGGATGTCAAGAGCGGCGTGGAGCGCACGGTGCCGGTCTCGGGCGTCTTCATGGGGATCGGGCACCAGCCGGCCACCGGGTTTCTCGGGGGCGCGCTGGAACTGAACCCGCAGGGATACATCGTCACCCGCAACGACGTGGAAACCAGCGTGGACGGGGTGTTCGCGGCCGGCGACGTACACGACCCCAACTACCGGCAGGCCGTCACCGCCGCCGGCTTCGGGTGCATGGCGGCGCTGCGGGCCGAGCGGTGGCTGGGGACGCACCCGGCGCAGTGA
- a CDS encoding rhomboid family intramembrane serine protease, which produces MLKRQKTGSVLCPSCGKLVGVKDEVCYNCGRRNPGMWGFAGVLRRAGGSLGFVPVVLYGCALLYAATLFMDPQGIRMSGLSILSPSTRSLAAFGASGAIPVFGYDRWWTVLSAAWLHGGLLHIAFNLLWIRQLAPAAAELYGASRAAIIYTVASIAGFLLSSLWGIPLTVGASAPIFGLLGALVAYGRRTGSRQVGSQALTYAAILFVFGFLMPNIDNFAHLGGFVGGFLAGRVLNPLLPERVAHTIAALVCLGLTALSIVASVATSGIFFAR; this is translated from the coding sequence ATGCTGAAGCGACAGAAAACAGGGTCCGTGCTTTGCCCCTCGTGCGGCAAACTGGTCGGGGTGAAGGACGAGGTCTGCTACAACTGCGGCCGGCGCAACCCCGGGATGTGGGGCTTCGCCGGGGTGTTGCGCCGTGCGGGGGGCAGCCTCGGGTTCGTCCCCGTGGTCCTGTACGGCTGCGCGCTGCTGTACGCGGCCACCCTCTTCATGGACCCGCAGGGGATCCGGATGTCGGGGCTCTCCATCCTCTCCCCGAGCACGCGGAGCCTGGCCGCCTTCGGCGCCAGCGGCGCCATCCCCGTGTTCGGCTACGACCGCTGGTGGACCGTCCTGTCCGCCGCCTGGCTTCACGGCGGGCTGCTGCACATCGCGTTCAACCTGCTCTGGATACGCCAGCTGGCCCCGGCGGCGGCCGAGCTGTACGGGGCCTCCCGCGCGGCCATCATTTACACGGTCGCCTCCATCGCCGGGTTCCTGCTGAGCAGCCTCTGGGGCATCCCGCTGACGGTGGGGGCCTCCGCCCCCATCTTCGGGCTGCTGGGGGCGCTGGTGGCCTACGGCCGGCGCACCGGGAGCCGCCAGGTCGGCAGCCAGGCGCTGACCTACGCCGCGATCCTTTTTGTTTTCGGGTTCCTGATGCCCAACATCGACAACTTCGCCCACCTGGGGGGGTTCGTGGGGGGATTCCTCGCGGGCCGGGTGCTCAACCCCCTCCTCCCCGAGCGGGTGGCGCACACGATCGCGGCCCTCGTCTGCCTGGGGCTGACGGCCCTCTCCATCGTCGCTTCGGTGGCCACTTCGGGGATTTTCTTCGCGCGGTGA
- the moaA gene encoding GTP 3',8-cyclase MoaA, with protein sequence MDVDRVSIKDTLGRELRDLRISVTDRCNFRCAYCMPLEQYEWIDRREILTFEEITRLAGLFLRSGVEEIRLTGGEPLLRHGLDTLVSALAGLGGLRDLSLTTNASHLKEHAAGLLRAGLGRINASLDTLSPAKFRALTRRDDLAGVLEGLLTARFLGFDPIKINSVIQRGVNDDDILPLVEFARQNGFWLRFIEFMDVGNSNHWVSENMIPKGEILDLIHARYPLEEAGRTDPSAPAVNYAYADRKGNIGVIASVTEPFCAGCTRARLTADGKLVLCLFSDRSLDLKRLLRGGAGDGEILQTIRSAWESRTDRYSEERLEAMKAGDYEPGSRRKIEMIRIGG encoded by the coding sequence ATGGATGTCGATCGGGTCAGCATCAAGGACACTCTCGGTCGGGAACTGAGGGACCTGAGGATATCGGTCACCGACCGGTGCAACTTCCGGTGCGCATACTGCATGCCGCTCGAGCAGTACGAGTGGATCGACCGGAGGGAGATCCTCACCTTCGAGGAGATCACGCGCCTGGCCGGGCTGTTTTTGCGGTCGGGGGTCGAGGAGATCCGGCTCACCGGGGGGGAGCCCCTGTTGCGGCACGGGCTGGATACCCTGGTTTCCGCCCTCGCCGGCCTGGGAGGGCTCAGGGACCTTTCCCTGACGACCAATGCCTCGCACCTGAAAGAGCACGCGGCGGGGCTGCTCCGCGCGGGCCTCGGGCGGATCAACGCGAGCCTCGACACCCTGAGTCCCGCGAAATTCCGTGCCCTGACCCGGCGCGACGACCTGGCCGGCGTCCTGGAGGGGCTGCTGACCGCCCGGTTCCTGGGCTTCGATCCGATCAAGATCAATTCCGTGATCCAGCGCGGCGTCAACGACGACGACATCCTCCCCCTGGTCGAGTTCGCGCGGCAGAACGGGTTCTGGCTCCGGTTCATCGAGTTCATGGATGTGGGGAACTCCAACCACTGGGTATCGGAGAACATGATACCCAAGGGGGAGATCCTGGATCTCATCCACGCGCGGTATCCCCTCGAGGAGGCCGGGCGAACCGACCCGAGCGCGCCCGCGGTCAATTACGCGTATGCCGACCGGAAGGGCAACATCGGCGTCATCGCCTCGGTGACCGAGCCCTTCTGCGCCGGCTGCACGCGCGCGCGCCTGACGGCCGACGGCAAGCTCGTCCTCTGCCTCTTTTCCGACCGGAGTCTCGATCTCAAGCGCCTTCTGCGCGGCGGCGCCGGGGACGGGGAAATCCTGCAGACCATCCGGTCCGCCTGGGAATCGAGGACCGACCGTTACTCCGAAGAGCGCCTGGAGGCGATGAAAGCGGGTGATTACGAGCCGGGGTCGCGCCGGAAGATCGAGATGATCCGTATCGGCGGCTGA
- a CDS encoding alpha-D-glucose phosphate-specific phosphoglucomutase — MVCQSRIVPTTPFEDQRPGTSGLRRKTRRFMQPHYVENFVQSIFDSVREEGTPDFSGETLVVGGDGRYHNRDAIQSILKIAAANGFGRILVGRGGLLSTPAMSAVIRRRGALGGILLTASHNPGGAEADFGIKYNIRNGGPAPEGVTEAIYAHTRAIERFLTLEAPGVDLDRERTLGLGDAEVAVIDPISDYVAVLGGIFDFDALRGFFRNGFRLVFDAMHGVTGPYGRAILEGMLEAPEGTVIRGTPLEDFGGGHPDPDRRHAGDLFRRMSLPDAPDMGAACDGDGDRNMILGRGVFVSPGDSLAVIAERAAGCIPGYRSGLRGVARSMPTSTAVDRVARALGVPCHETPTGWKFFGNLMDSGRCTLCGEESFGTGSDHVREKDGIWAVLCWLSILAGARASVGETLSGHWRRFGRSYFQRHDYAGLDAAEAGRMMDDLRGRVPALAGTRLADAAVRDADDFSYTDPVDGSVSRNQGIRILLDEGSRIVGRLSGTGTEGATLRLYFERVRPEGGLPLEATLAPLVRAARGLLRIEERFGLTGPSVVT, encoded by the coding sequence ATGGTATGCCAAAGCCGGATCGTCCCGACCACCCCTTTTGAAGACCAGCGCCCCGGCACCTCGGGGCTGCGCAGGAAGACACGGCGCTTCATGCAGCCGCACTACGTCGAGAATTTCGTGCAGTCCATCTTCGATTCGGTGCGCGAGGAGGGTACGCCCGACTTTTCCGGGGAGACCCTGGTCGTGGGCGGCGACGGGCGCTACCACAACCGGGACGCGATCCAGAGCATTCTGAAGATCGCCGCCGCCAACGGTTTCGGGCGCATCCTGGTCGGGCGCGGCGGGCTGCTGTCGACGCCGGCGATGTCGGCCGTCATCCGCCGCCGGGGGGCGCTCGGGGGGATCCTCCTGACGGCGAGCCACAACCCCGGGGGGGCCGAGGCCGATTTCGGGATCAAGTACAACATCCGCAACGGCGGCCCGGCGCCCGAGGGGGTCACCGAGGCGATCTACGCGCACACGCGCGCCATCGAACGCTTTCTCACGCTCGAGGCTCCCGGGGTCGACCTCGACCGGGAGCGTACCCTGGGGCTGGGGGACGCGGAGGTGGCCGTCATCGACCCGATCTCCGATTACGTCGCGGTCCTCGGGGGGATATTCGACTTCGATGCCCTCCGGGGGTTCTTCCGTAACGGGTTCCGGCTCGTATTCGACGCCATGCACGGGGTCACCGGGCCGTACGGGCGGGCCATCCTGGAAGGGATGCTGGAAGCCCCCGAGGGCACCGTCATCCGCGGGACGCCGCTCGAGGACTTCGGCGGGGGGCACCCCGACCCCGACCGGAGGCACGCCGGGGACCTCTTCAGGAGGATGTCCCTGCCCGACGCCCCGGACATGGGCGCCGCCTGCGACGGGGACGGCGACCGCAACATGATCCTGGGCCGGGGGGTTTTCGTGAGCCCGGGCGACTCGCTCGCCGTCATCGCGGAGCGCGCGGCCGGGTGCATCCCGGGTTACCGCTCCGGGCTGCGGGGGGTGGCGCGCTCGATGCCTACGAGCACCGCGGTGGACCGCGTGGCCCGGGCCCTGGGGGTCCCCTGCCATGAAACGCCGACCGGGTGGAAATTTTTCGGCAACCTGATGGATTCGGGGCGGTGCACCCTCTGCGGGGAGGAGAGCTTCGGCACGGGGTCGGACCACGTGCGCGAAAAGGACGGGATCTGGGCCGTCCTCTGCTGGCTCTCGATCCTCGCCGGCGCTCGCGCCTCGGTCGGGGAGACGCTTTCCGGCCACTGGCGCCGCTTCGGGCGCAGCTACTTCCAGCGCCACGACTACGCGGGGCTGGACGCCGCAGAGGCCGGGAGGATGATGGACGACCTGAGGGGGCGCGTCCCCGCGCTCGCCGGGACCCGGCTGGCGGACGCGGCCGTGCGGGACGCCGATGACTTCAGCTACACCGACCCGGTCGACGGCAGCGTCAGCCGCAACCAGGGGATCCGGATCCTGCTCGACGAGGGTTCCCGCATCGTGGGCCGGCTGTCGGGAACGGGGACCGAGGGGGCGACGCTGCGGCTCTATTTCGAAAGGGTCCGGCCCGAGGGGGGGCTGCCGCTGGAAGCGACCCTCGCGCCCCTGGTCCGGGCCGCGCGCGGCCTGCTCCGGATCGAGGAGCGGTTCGGCCTCACGGGCCCCTCGGTGGTGACCTGA
- a CDS encoding NAD(P)-dependent glycerol-3-phosphate dehydrogenase, giving the protein MAEVAVIGAGSWGTALAGALADMGHGVRLWAREEEVVASIREEGRNRLFLPDVVLPAAVRATSSLEEAIGPAGIVLTVMPSHVCRALYERMLPLLGAGQVLVSATKGLEQATLMRMSEVIGEVLRSRFTPRIAVLSGPSFAREVARGEPTALVAASGCPEVAERIQREFSSRTLRLYASEDVVGVELGGAVKNVIAIAAGVIEGLGLGHNPMAALVTRGLAEISRLAAACGGKQETLAGLAGMGDLVLTCTGAQSRNRGVGVELGKGRTLGDILGPMREVAEGVKTTEAVLELSRRLGVDMPIATMVGRLLRGAIGPREAIGELMERSLKSE; this is encoded by the coding sequence ATGGCAGAGGTCGCCGTCATCGGGGCGGGGAGCTGGGGGACGGCGCTCGCGGGTGCGCTGGCGGACATGGGGCACGGCGTCCGGCTCTGGGCGCGCGAGGAGGAGGTGGTCGCCTCCATAAGGGAGGAGGGGCGGAACCGGCTCTTTCTGCCCGATGTCGTCCTGCCCGCCGCCGTCCGGGCCACCTCGAGCCTCGAGGAGGCGATCGGGCCGGCGGGGATCGTGCTGACGGTGATGCCGTCGCACGTCTGCCGCGCCCTGTACGAACGCATGCTCCCGCTCCTGGGGGCGGGCCAGGTGCTCGTGAGCGCCACCAAGGGGCTGGAACAGGCGACGCTGATGCGCATGAGCGAGGTCATCGGGGAGGTTCTCCGCTCCCGCTTCACTCCCCGGATCGCGGTCCTGTCGGGACCGAGCTTCGCTCGCGAGGTGGCGCGCGGGGAGCCTACGGCGCTCGTGGCGGCCTCCGGCTGCCCGGAGGTCGCGGAGCGGATCCAGCGGGAGTTTTCCTCCCGGACGCTGCGCCTGTACGCTTCCGAGGACGTGGTGGGGGTGGAACTGGGGGGCGCGGTCAAGAACGTCATCGCCATCGCCGCGGGCGTCATCGAGGGGCTGGGGCTGGGGCATAACCCCATGGCCGCCCTCGTCACGCGGGGGCTGGCCGAAATTTCCCGCCTGGCCGCGGCCTGCGGCGGGAAGCAGGAGACCCTGGCCGGGCTGGCAGGGATGGGGGACCTCGTGCTCACCTGTACCGGGGCGCAGAGCCGGAACCGCGGGGTGGGGGTCGAACTGGGGAAGGGGCGGACCCTCGGCGACATCCTGGGACCGATGCGCGAGGTGGCCGAGGGGGTGAAGACCACCGAAGCCGTGCTCGAGCTCTCCCGGCGCCTCGGGGTGGACATGCCGATAGCGACGATGGTCGGGCGCCTCCTGCGCGGCGCGATCGGCCCGAGGGAGGCTATCGGCGAACTGATGGAACGGTCGCTCAAGAGCGAATAG
- a CDS encoding serine hydrolase: MDRLPKPAKLFSPRTVVAILCVWLLATAFQRDPGEAWAEKTLEALSLRDKIAQLVQIRVPGTFTNRRSPEFRKIASDIREHHVGGLVLFAGDIYESAVLLNELQGLSRLPLLVASDFERGAAFRISDTTPFPWAMALGAAGDEGLAREQGRVTARESRALGVHWIFAPVVDVNSNPDNPVINIRSFGEDPETVARLGAAFIRGAREGGVLTTAKHFPGHGDTAVDSHIGLPVIRADARRLHSLEFVPFKSAIAAGVDSIMTAHVAVPAVTGDPGTPATLSGKVLTDTLRGELGFEGLVVTDALEMAGVTGHTWGGRAAVAAIAAGADVLLLPTDALVAINEVERAVRRGEISEARIDGSVRRILEAKSRMRLHLHRRVEVPPIGEAVAAPESLALAQEIADRAVTVVRDDARLLPLDPLEDRKIYSLVLTPELDSSPASVFQAELRRRFPSAATAWANARIPAEQEAAILRSAARADVVLCSIVVRLASGKPARSVPAVQRRLLAQLAASPRPVIWIALGNPYVLELAPPSATSLCTFSYSDSSQIAAARALAGAVRVAGRMPVTIPGQADAGSGVEIPKLEMVLERADTASTGFPPGAFDPTRSLLRGLTGSGVLPGVELVVGLGGRIVLEASMGRTGSAPDAPAVGPDTIFDLDALSGPVAATMAAVPAMEDRGFDLRSAVADYVPEAGDTAPGKGEIRDLFGSLGGPETAGAELFAEAVSRSLGVPWSRFAAENLLAPLGMKHTSPVPPPPLQGRRPPLPLDLYSTAGDLATWAQMLLNRGLYAHRRYAHAATIATLTGSRGPWSKPSAADWTAALGRTAFGHNAPNGSFFWADPSRGAFAILLANGRKGEAAVLEAQGAIGAAVLAALPD; the protein is encoded by the coding sequence ATGGACCGGTTGCCCAAACCCGCGAAACTGTTTTCCCCCCGGACGGTCGTCGCCATCCTCTGCGTCTGGCTTCTGGCCACCGCCTTCCAGCGCGACCCGGGCGAAGCCTGGGCCGAAAAAACCCTCGAGGCTCTCTCCCTGAGGGACAAGATCGCCCAGCTGGTGCAGATCCGGGTTCCGGGCACGTTCACCAACCGCCGCAGTCCCGAATTCCGGAAAATCGCATCGGACATCCGCGAGCACCACGTGGGCGGGCTGGTCCTGTTCGCCGGCGACATCTACGAATCGGCCGTCCTGCTCAACGAACTGCAGGGGCTTTCGCGGCTGCCGCTGCTGGTCGCCTCCGATTTCGAGCGCGGGGCGGCGTTCAGGATTTCGGACACGACCCCCTTCCCCTGGGCGATGGCGCTCGGCGCGGCGGGGGACGAGGGGCTGGCCCGGGAGCAGGGCCGGGTCACGGCCCGCGAGTCCCGGGCCCTGGGGGTTCACTGGATCTTCGCCCCCGTGGTGGACGTCAACAGCAACCCCGACAACCCCGTCATCAACATCCGGTCGTTCGGCGAGGACCCGGAAACGGTCGCCCGCCTGGGCGCCGCCTTCATCCGGGGGGCGCGCGAGGGGGGCGTGCTGACCACCGCAAAGCATTTTCCGGGGCATGGGGACACGGCCGTCGATTCGCACATCGGCCTGCCGGTGATCCGGGCGGACGCCCGCCGGCTGCACTCGCTGGAATTCGTCCCCTTCAAAAGCGCCATCGCCGCGGGGGTGGACTCCATCATGACGGCCCATGTCGCCGTCCCGGCGGTGACGGGAGATCCCGGGACCCCGGCCACCCTCTCCGGGAAGGTCCTCACCGACACCCTGCGGGGTGAACTGGGGTTCGAGGGTCTGGTCGTCACCGACGCCCTGGAAATGGCGGGGGTGACGGGGCACACCTGGGGCGGGCGGGCGGCCGTGGCCGCCATCGCGGCGGGAGCCGATGTCCTGCTCCTGCCCACCGACGCCCTCGTGGCCATCAACGAGGTCGAGCGCGCCGTCCGGCGCGGGGAGATTTCCGAAGCCCGCATCGACGGTTCGGTCCGCAGGATCCTCGAGGCCAAGAGCCGGATGCGGCTCCATCTCCACCGGCGGGTCGAAGTCCCCCCGATCGGCGAAGCCGTGGCCGCCCCGGAGAGCCTGGCCCTGGCCCAGGAAATCGCCGACCGCGCCGTCACCGTCGTCAGGGACGACGCACGGCTGCTGCCCCTCGACCCGCTCGAGGACAGGAAGATCTACAGCCTCGTGCTGACCCCCGAACTGGACTCCTCCCCCGCTTCCGTTTTCCAGGCCGAACTGCGCCGCCGTTTTCCCTCCGCGGCCACGGCGTGGGCCAACGCCCGGATCCCCGCCGAGCAGGAGGCGGCCATCCTGCGGAGCGCGGCGCGCGCGGATGTCGTCCTCTGCTCCATCGTCGTCCGGCTGGCGTCGGGCAAGCCCGCCCGCTCGGTGCCCGCCGTGCAGCGCCGGCTCCTGGCGCAGCTGGCCGCCTCCCCCCGGCCCGTGATCTGGATCGCGCTGGGCAACCCCTACGTGCTCGAACTGGCGCCCCCTTCGGCGACGTCCCTGTGCACCTTCAGCTATTCCGATTCCTCGCAGATCGCCGCCGCGCGGGCGCTTGCGGGCGCCGTCCGCGTCGCGGGGAGGATGCCCGTTACGATCCCGGGGCAGGCCGATGCCGGCTCCGGGGTCGAGATCCCGAAGCTCGAGATGGTGCTCGAACGGGCCGATACGGCGTCGACGGGGTTCCCCCCGGGCGCCTTCGACCCCACCCGGAGCCTGCTCCGGGGCCTGACCGGGTCCGGGGTGCTGCCCGGCGTCGAACTGGTCGTCGGGCTCGGGGGGAGGATCGTGCTGGAGGCGTCGATGGGAAGGACGGGGTCGGCGCCCGACGCGCCGGCCGTCGGGCCGGATACGATCTTCGACCTGGACGCCCTGTCCGGCCCGGTGGCGGCCACCATGGCGGCGGTGCCGGCGATGGAGGACAGGGGGTTCGACCTCCGCTCCGCCGTCGCCGATTACGTCCCCGAAGCCGGGGATACGGCGCCCGGGAAGGGGGAGATCCGGGACCTCTTCGGCTCCCTCGGCGGCCCCGAAACCGCCGGCGCGGAACTCTTCGCGGAGGCGGTCTCCCGCTCCCTGGGCGTCCCCTGGAGCCGCTTCGCCGCCGAAAACCTCCTCGCGCCCCTCGGGATGAAGCACACCTCCCCCGTCCCACCGCCCCCCCTCCAGGGAAGGCGCCCCCCCCTGCCGCTCGACCTGTACAGCACCGCGGGCGACCTGGCGACCTGGGCCCAGATGCTGCTCAACCGCGGACTGTACGCCCATCGCCGTTACGCCCATGCGGCCACGATCGCGACGCTTACCGGATCGCGGGGCCCCTGGTCGAAACCCTCCGCGGCGGACTGGACCGCGGCCCTGGGGCGCACGGCCTTCGGGCACAACGCGCCGAACGGCTCCTTTTTCTGGGCCGACCCTTCACGCGGGGCGTTCGCCATCCTGCTCGCCAACGGGCGGAAGGGGGAAGCGGCGGTGCTCGAGGCCCAGGGGGCGATCGGCGCGGCGGTCCTCGCGGCGCTCCCGGATTGA